A genomic region of Streptomyces rimosus contains the following coding sequences:
- a CDS encoding GAF and ANTAR domain-containing protein, with amino-acid sequence MTSSPFPPPDDPSSSNGPPRLPREARITAALIDLADTLVDDFDPAEFLYRVAEHCMDLLDIGDAGVMLAVPGGPLRLVAASSERVRLVELFELDAAEGPCCTAFDKAVPVDHTFTASPSPRWPRFSARAHRAGYTSVHATPIRLRRDTLGVLNLFRRTPGPLLEADRHLARALADATAISLLQQTTLDEHRTVRAQLEKALDTRTVIEQAKGFLTARHETDPDTAFHRLRAHARHHHLRLVDLARDIVDGTTTLPPPDTDKAPTLP; translated from the coding sequence ATGACCAGTTCGCCTTTTCCCCCGCCGGATGATCCGTCTTCGTCGAACGGGCCGCCCCGGCTGCCGCGTGAGGCGCGGATCACCGCCGCGCTGATCGACCTGGCCGACACCCTGGTCGACGACTTCGACCCCGCCGAGTTCCTCTACCGCGTCGCCGAACACTGCATGGACCTGCTCGACATCGGCGACGCCGGTGTCATGCTCGCCGTGCCCGGCGGGCCGCTGCGCCTGGTCGCCGCCTCCTCCGAACGCGTGCGCCTGGTCGAACTCTTCGAACTCGACGCCGCCGAAGGCCCCTGCTGCACCGCTTTCGACAAGGCCGTCCCCGTCGACCACACCTTCACCGCGTCACCTTCACCGCGCTGGCCACGCTTCAGTGCCCGCGCCCACCGCGCCGGCTACACCTCCGTGCACGCCACCCCGATCCGGCTGCGCCGCGACACCCTCGGCGTGCTGAACCTCTTCCGCCGCACGCCCGGCCCGCTGCTGGAAGCCGACCGGCACCTGGCCCGGGCCCTGGCGGACGCCACCGCCATCTCCCTGCTCCAGCAGACCACCCTCGACGAGCATCGCACCGTCCGCGCCCAGCTCGAAAAGGCCCTGGACACCCGCACCGTCATCGAACAGGCCAAAGGTTTTCTGACCGCCCGCCACGAAACCGACCCCGACACCGCCTTCCACCGCCTGCGCGCCCACGCCCGCCACCACCACCTGCGCCTGGTCGACCTCGCCCGCGACATCGTCGACGGCACCACCACCCTGCCGCCCCCGGACACCGACAAGGCCCCCACCCTGCCCTGA
- a CDS encoding TniQ family protein: MNHHSNRPLAPLPINVRPRLGETTIHYVQRLARANHLKPSYLLSILTMPSNTKTGRVKLDRLATLSGRTTDVLKNTLADTAPARPTRVYIHTKATIRIEQTASSKARSHGFNIVGQIKEDARRNKGTLRQIADKWGLPRWLIRRILSPHFPERTSARSTLSERLYSQLVGYHEQGKTAYQAWHDLFDNQDTWVPVSSLQQRFRLLDLERRTARMDQ, translated from the coding sequence GTGAATCACCACTCGAACAGACCGCTTGCCCCGCTGCCGATCAACGTCCGCCCCCGGCTCGGCGAGACCACCATCCACTACGTTCAGCGTCTCGCCCGCGCCAACCACCTCAAGCCCAGCTACCTGCTCAGCATCCTCACCATGCCGTCGAACACCAAGACCGGCAGGGTGAAGCTGGACAGGCTGGCCACCCTGAGCGGACGCACCACGGACGTTCTGAAGAACACGCTGGCGGACACCGCTCCGGCCCGTCCCACTCGGGTGTATATCCACACCAAGGCCACTATTCGCATCGAACAAACCGCTTCCAGCAAGGCCCGCAGCCACGGGTTCAACATCGTGGGACAGATCAAGGAAGACGCCCGCAGGAACAAGGGCACTCTGCGGCAGATCGCGGACAAGTGGGGGCTGCCACGCTGGCTCATCAGGAGAATCCTCAGCCCCCACTTCCCCGAGCGGACCTCTGCAAGGTCAACGCTCTCTGAGCGCCTCTACTCCCAGCTCGTTGGTTACCACGAACAGGGCAAGACGGCTTATCAGGCATGGCACGACCTCTTCGACAACCAGGACACCTGGGTCCCCGTCTCCTCCCTCCAACAACGCTTTCGGCTACTCGACCTGGAACGGAGAACAGCCCGAATGGATCAGTGA
- a CDS encoding ATP-binding protein: protein METLVTSAGHIADAAVNTADDQAGFQLTTRQGWRRFTADAPAPPALLSAEKYERLEPLERQIYDENRLDHHARLRVVATSAVRHTVTCGRRLVLLNKHAISARRGLIVSGPAGTGKTIAITQLGRAHELLDQARHPHATDRIPVVYITVPPAATARMVAAEFARFLGLPVRRSSNITDIIEAVVGVCTDTRTGLVLVDELHNVSLTSRTGAEVADTLKYFSERIPATFIYAGIDIENSNLLSGTRGQQIAGRFTLIPTTPFPYNTEWQGLIATLESTLLLHHHTPGTLARLDRYLHDRTGGMIGALSHAIRGAAIDAILTGSEAITKDSLAAIPLDHSAQSLAHSPIKVRR, encoded by the coding sequence ATGGAGACGCTCGTGACCTCTGCCGGCCACATAGCCGACGCCGCCGTGAACACGGCGGACGATCAGGCCGGGTTCCAGCTGACCACTCGGCAGGGATGGCGCCGCTTCACCGCTGACGCGCCCGCACCGCCCGCGCTGCTGAGCGCGGAGAAGTACGAACGGCTGGAACCGCTGGAGCGGCAGATCTACGACGAGAATCGGCTCGACCATCATGCCCGGCTGCGGGTGGTCGCCACTTCCGCAGTCCGCCACACCGTCACCTGCGGCCGCCGGCTGGTCCTGCTCAACAAGCATGCGATCAGCGCCCGCCGCGGCCTGATCGTGTCCGGCCCCGCCGGCACCGGCAAGACCATCGCCATCACCCAGCTCGGCCGGGCCCACGAACTTCTCGACCAGGCCCGCCACCCGCACGCCACCGACCGCATCCCGGTCGTTTACATCACCGTCCCGCCTGCCGCGACCGCCCGCATGGTCGCGGCCGAGTTCGCCCGCTTCCTCGGGCTGCCGGTCCGCCGCAGTTCCAACATCACCGACATCATCGAGGCCGTCGTCGGCGTCTGCACCGACACCCGTACCGGACTGGTCCTGGTCGACGAACTCCACAACGTCTCCCTCACCAGCCGCACGGGGGCCGAAGTCGCCGACACCCTGAAGTACTTCTCGGAGCGGATCCCGGCGACGTTCATCTACGCGGGCATCGACATCGAAAACTCCAACCTGCTGTCCGGGACCCGCGGCCAGCAGATCGCCGGCCGGTTCACGCTCATCCCCACCACCCCGTTCCCCTACAACACGGAATGGCAGGGCCTGATCGCCACGCTGGAAAGCACCCTTCTCCTGCACCACCACACGCCCGGCACTCTCGCCCGCCTGGACCGCTACCTGCACGACCGGACCGGCGGCATGATCGGTGCCCTGTCCCACGCGATCCGCGGAGCCGCGATCGACGCCATCCTCACCGGCAGCGAAGCCATCACCAAAGACTCTCTCGCGGCCATCCCGCTGGACCACTCCGCGCAGTCCCTGGCCCACAGCCCCATCAAGGTCCGCCGGTGA
- a CDS encoding Mu transposase C-terminal domain-containing protein: protein MGRLKRPEGLAVGERVRFDGQVRLVLAVSGRSVTLSDLGGTPRAVPPAVLFADGQFEVVDSSGRRPLPPVSLLETLPQAVLEKALWWEGHILEVLHGLPPDADAGTEPKPQYAPSRSLTARERAKAAELTGEGHKVTAGTVANYRRRYEKDGVIGLADHRPVRRTPRYGAVDDAVVDAMRQAISEATDASTRTGTFLLWRTEQILKADESGQETKLPSRRTLYRLLDKLTTGTHTTGSAKTRRSRAHGATAPFGELPAFAPGEVMQIDSTPLDVLVRLDDGVAGTVELTGMVDVATRTVTAAVLRPTTKAVDASVLLARTVTPELMRPGWVDALRMSRSVLPHRRLLPLDERLEHAAARPVIVPEMIVCDHGKAFMSRNFLASCRFLQIDLQPAHKGSPFEKGTIEKTLASVGTLFTQFLPGFTGNTTEHRGRHLEQQPLWSLLELQELLDEWIVAHWQNRPHDGLRDPVSPGRSFTPNEKYAALVEACGYVPVALSGDDYVELLPSLWRAVNDYGVTIKRRTYDSPALAGLRRQHSGIKEKKGLWEVHHDPYDVSRIWVRDHHAGSGWIEATWKHLHRVPVPFGELAWDHASQGLPEATEAEIANAVAALLAKAHAGPGQQAKPKRTARDKRVTARTRAAGPAAPLPAAPAEPEPAVPQAPGEDTEPLAEVIPLGLFNPLEDPWRRS, encoded by the coding sequence ATGGGACGGCTCAAGCGGCCGGAGGGCCTGGCGGTCGGGGAACGGGTGCGGTTCGACGGACAGGTCCGTCTGGTCCTGGCGGTTTCGGGCCGGTCGGTGACGCTGTCGGACCTGGGCGGCACACCGCGGGCTGTTCCGCCGGCTGTGCTGTTCGCCGACGGTCAGTTCGAGGTCGTGGACAGCTCGGGACGGAGGCCGCTGCCGCCGGTGTCCCTGCTGGAGACGCTGCCGCAAGCGGTGCTGGAGAAGGCCCTGTGGTGGGAGGGCCACATCCTGGAGGTCCTGCATGGCCTGCCTCCGGACGCGGATGCGGGCACGGAGCCGAAGCCTCAGTACGCCCCGTCGCGTTCGCTGACCGCACGCGAGCGTGCGAAAGCTGCCGAACTCACCGGGGAGGGGCACAAGGTGACCGCGGGCACCGTTGCAAACTACCGGCGCCGCTACGAAAAGGACGGGGTCATCGGTCTGGCCGATCACCGGCCGGTCCGCAGGACGCCACGGTACGGCGCGGTGGACGACGCGGTGGTGGACGCGATGCGCCAGGCGATCAGCGAGGCCACCGACGCCTCGACCCGCACCGGCACCTTCCTGCTCTGGCGGACCGAGCAGATCCTCAAAGCCGATGAATCCGGCCAGGAGACGAAGCTGCCCTCACGCCGCACGCTTTACCGGCTGCTGGACAAGCTCACCACTGGCACCCACACCACCGGCTCGGCGAAAACCCGCAGATCACGGGCTCATGGGGCGACCGCTCCGTTCGGCGAGTTGCCCGCGTTCGCGCCGGGCGAGGTGATGCAGATCGACTCCACCCCGCTGGACGTGCTGGTTCGCCTGGACGACGGAGTGGCCGGCACCGTCGAGCTGACCGGCATGGTCGACGTCGCGACCAGGACGGTGACCGCGGCGGTGCTGCGGCCCACGACGAAGGCGGTCGACGCCAGTGTGCTGCTGGCTCGCACGGTCACCCCGGAACTGATGCGGCCGGGCTGGGTCGACGCCCTGCGGATGTCCCGCTCGGTGCTGCCGCACCGGCGGCTGCTGCCCCTGGACGAGCGCCTGGAGCACGCCGCTGCCCGGCCGGTGATCGTCCCCGAAATGATCGTCTGTGACCACGGCAAGGCGTTCATGTCCCGCAACTTCCTCGCGTCCTGCCGCTTCCTTCAGATCGATCTCCAGCCCGCGCATAAGGGCTCGCCCTTCGAGAAGGGCACGATCGAGAAAACGCTCGCCTCCGTGGGCACCCTGTTCACCCAGTTCCTGCCCGGCTTCACCGGCAATACGACCGAGCATCGCGGTCGGCACTTGGAACAGCAGCCTCTGTGGTCCCTGCTGGAACTGCAGGAACTCCTGGACGAGTGGATCGTTGCCCACTGGCAGAACCGCCCGCACGACGGGCTGCGGGACCCAGTCAGCCCGGGCCGGTCGTTCACGCCCAACGAGAAGTACGCCGCACTGGTCGAAGCCTGCGGCTACGTCCCGGTCGCGCTCAGCGGCGACGACTACGTCGAACTGCTGCCCTCGCTTTGGCGGGCGGTCAACGACTACGGCGTCACAATCAAGCGCCGCACCTACGACAGCCCGGCCCTGGCCGGCCTGCGCCGCCAGCACTCCGGCATCAAGGAGAAGAAGGGGCTGTGGGAGGTCCACCACGATCCCTACGACGTCTCCCGGATCTGGGTACGCGACCATCACGCGGGCAGCGGCTGGATCGAGGCCACCTGGAAGCATCTGCACCGCGTTCCGGTCCCCTTCGGTGAACTGGCCTGGGACCACGCCTCCCAGGGCCTGCCCGAGGCGACCGAGGCCGAGATCGCCAACGCGGTCGCCGCCCTGCTGGCCAAGGCCCATGCCGGCCCCGGCCAGCAGGCGAAACCGAAGCGGACCGCTCGCGACAAGCGGGTCACCGCCCGCACCCGCGCCGCCGGGCCCGCCGCTCCTCTCCCCGCGGCCCCGGCCGAGCCCGAGCCCGCCGTCCCGCAGGCGCCCGGCGAGGACACCGAGCCGCTGGCCGAAGTGATCCCGCTGGGACTGTTCAATCCACTCGAAGATCCATGGAGACGCTCGTGA
- a CDS encoding TnsA-like heteromeric transposase endonuclease subunit, which produces MAVGELADAYADPDLGAFDLGFLEDGVRVRRSLAACWGVRFERAAPVRPFRWPQGGRSFAGWYFCATTGEHIGYESWLERDRLILLDADPQVTGIASQPFWLHWHDGRRRRHAPDYFVRLANGQGRVVDVRAADRVDEAAAEAFAATERACRAVGWEFVRAGVADPVPMANMRWLSRYRRRRCLRQDVAGRLLEVFSEPQPLRSGAAVAGDPLVVLPVLFHLLWSGALVTDMISRLLGSDSVVHTARGQ; this is translated from the coding sequence TGGAGGATGGTGTACGGGTCAGGCGGTCGCTTGCGGCTTGCTGGGGCGTCCGTTTCGAGCGGGCGGCGCCGGTGCGTCCGTTCCGCTGGCCCCAGGGCGGGAGGAGCTTTGCGGGTTGGTACTTCTGCGCGACCACGGGTGAGCACATCGGCTACGAGTCGTGGCTGGAGCGGGACCGGCTGATCCTCCTGGATGCCGATCCGCAGGTGACGGGGATCGCGTCGCAGCCGTTCTGGCTGCACTGGCACGACGGCCGGCGGCGCCGGCACGCTCCTGACTACTTCGTACGCCTTGCGAACGGGCAGGGCCGGGTGGTGGATGTCAGGGCCGCCGATCGTGTCGATGAGGCGGCGGCGGAGGCGTTCGCGGCAACGGAGCGGGCCTGCCGGGCGGTGGGCTGGGAGTTTGTCCGGGCCGGGGTCGCGGATCCGGTGCCGATGGCGAACATGCGGTGGCTGTCGCGCTATCGCCGACGGCGGTGCCTGCGCCAGGACGTCGCCGGTCGGCTGCTGGAGGTCTTCAGCGAGCCGCAGCCGTTGCGTTCCGGGGCCGCGGTGGCGGGTGATCCGCTGGTGGTCTTGCCGGTGCTGTTCCATCTGCTGTGGTCCGGCGCCCTGGTGACGGACATGATCTCGCGGCTGTTGGGTTCCGACTCCGTGGTCCACACGGCAAGGGGGCAGTGA